A window from Labrus mixtus chromosome 14, fLabMix1.1, whole genome shotgun sequence encodes these proteins:
- the slc7a3a gene encoding cationic amino acid transporter 3a has protein sequence MVSKLSNFGKSLLRRRALNDSGEESQFARCLSTLDLIALGVGSTLGAGVYVLAGEVAREKAGPAIVLCFLIAALSSMLAGLCYAEFGARVPKTGSAYLYSYVTVGEIWAFITGWNLILSYVIGTASVARAWSSTFDNLVEQKISGFFKASMAMKVPGGVLAEYPDLFALILILLLTGLLAFGVSESALVNKIFTGINLVVLGFVIISGFVKGDTTNWNLTEENYIHFINESNGSMTLKVKEEFGVGGFAPFGFSGVLSGAATCFYAFVGFDCIATTSEEAKNPMRSIPIGIVASLLICFFAYFGVSAALTLMMPYYMLDTQSPLPEAFTHVGWAPARYIVAVGSLCALSTSLLGSMFPMPRVIYAMAEDGLLFRILSRINRRTKTPLLATIASGIVAALMAFLFDLAALVDLMSIGTLLAYSLVAICVLILRYQPGTLNSPSQTEKLVELVEGEKVPVNGVDSGDEYDDTPLKEPFTIKLLFCPSGKNPTQTSGTIVYATTAIISVLITLLCVVMANCLTELLAGKPHVLVPCVILTLLCAVCVIIIWRQPESKEALTFKVPLLPWLPLFSVFVNIYLMMQLDWGTWCRFAVWMFIGFAIYFFYGIRNSSEAANRSSPRKYEPALQTKSPIYTGAPSDSDMEAGGSP, from the exons ATGGTCAGCAAGCTGTCCAACTTCGGCAAATCCCTGCTGCGTCGCCGGGCATTAAACGACTCCGGTGAGGAGTCCCAATTTGCCCGCTGTCTGTCCACGCTTGACCTCATCGCCTTGGGGGTGGGCTCCACGCTCGGCGCCGGTGTCTACGTCCTCGCCGGCGAAGTCGCCCGGGAGAAGGCGGGCCCTGCCATCGTCCTCTGCTTCCTCATCGCTGCTCTGTCCTCCATGTTAGCCGGCCTGTGTTACGCAGAGTTTGGCGCCCGTGTCCCCAAAACCGGCTCTGCGTATCTGTACAGCTATGTGACAGTGGGAGAAATCTGGGCCTTCATCACAGGGTGGAACCTCATCCTCTCCTATGTGATAG gAACGGCCAGTGTGGCCCGGGCTTGGAGCTCAACTTTTGATAACCTGGTTGAGCAAAAGATCTCAGGCTTCTTTAAAGCCTCCATGGCGATGAAGGTTCCAGGAGGGGTCCTGGCAGAGTACCCAGACCTGTTCGCCCTGATCCTCATCCTGCTGCTCACTG GACTTCTGGCCTTTGGCGTCAGCGAGTCGGCTCTGGTGAACAAGATCTTCACAGGCATCAATCTGGTGGTTCTGGGCTTCGTCATCATCTCTGGCTTTGTTAAGGGCGACACAACCAACTGGAACCTGACGGAGGAGAACTACATCCACTTTATAAACGAGAGCAACGGCAGCATGACTTTGAA GGTGAAGGAAGAATTCGGCGTGGGTGGTTTTGCTCCATTCGGCTTCAGCGGGGTCTTGTCTGGTGCTGCTACCTGCTTCTACGCCTTTGTGGGCTTCGACTGCATCGCCACAACAA GTGAAGAAGCAAAGAACCCAATGCGTTCCATACCCATCGGCATTGTGGCCTCCCTGCTTATTTGTTTCTTTGCCTACTTTGGTGTGTCGGCTGCTTTGACCCTGATGATGCCGTACTACATGCTGGACACCCAGAGTCCTCTACCCGAGGCCTTCACCCATGTCGGCTGGGCTCCAGCCAGATACATTGTGGCTGTGGgctctctctgtgctctgtcCACCAG TCTCCTAGGCTCTATGTTCCCCATGCCCCGTGTTATCTATGCCATGGCCGAGGACGGGCTGCTGTTCCGTATCCTCTCCAGGATCAATCGTCGCACCAAGACTCCTCTCCTCGCTACCATCGCTTCTGGCATCGTTGCAG CTCTGATGGCCTTCCTGTTCGACCTGGCAGCTCTGGTTGACCTCATGTCTATTGGAACTCTGTTGGCGTACTCTTTAGTGGCCATATGTGTCCTTATCCTCAG GTACCAGCCCGGCACTCTGAATTCACCCAGCCAGACGGAGAAGCTGGTGGAGCTGGTGGAAGGGGAGAAAGTGCCGGTGAACGGCGTGGACAGCGGTGACGAGTATGACGACACGCCGCTCAAGGAGCCGTTCACCATCAAGCTGCTCTTTTGTCCGAGCGGAAAGAACCCGACGCAGACCTCTGGGACCATTGTCTACGCTACCACTGCTATCATCT ctgTTCTTATCACCTTACTGTGCGTCGTCATGGCCAACTGTCTGACAGAACTGCTGGCGGGGAAGCCACATGTCCTGGTGCCCTGTGTCATATTGACTCTGCTCTGTGCCgtctgtgtcatcatcatctggAGGCAACCAGAGAGCAAAGAGGCCCTCACCTTCAAG GTCCCTCTGCTTCCCTGGTTGCcactcttcagtgtttttgtcaaCATCTACCTCATGATGCAGCTCGACTGGGGTACATGGTGCCGCTTCGCCGTCTGGATGTTTATCG GTTTCGCCATCTACTTCTTCTATGGTATTAGGAACAGCAGTGAAGCTGCTAACAGGTCGTCCCCTCGCAAATATGAGCCCGCGCTGCAGACCAAGAGCCCGATTTACACCGGGGCTCCCAGTGACAGTGACATGGAGGCAGGCGGCAGTCCCTGA
- the LOC132988086 gene encoding ras-related protein Rab-39B-like: protein METIWLYQFRLIVIGDSTVGKSCLIRRFTEGRFAQVSDPTVGVDFFSRLVEIEPGKRIKLQIWDTAGQERFRSITRAYYRNSVGGLLLFDITNRRSFQNVHNWLEEAQSHVQPHSIVFLLVGHKCDLEAQRQVTQQEAEKLAGAFGMRYVETSAREAINVEKAFVDLTRDIFDLVRNGDIKIQDGWEGVKSGFVPNTIHSSEEVTKGSRQCFC from the exons ATGGAGACGATATGGCTTTATCAGTTTCGTCTGATCGTCATCGGAGACTCCACGGTCGGTAAGTCGTGTCTGATCCGGAGGTTCACTGAGGGCCGCTTCGCCCAGGTGTCGGACCCGACCGTGGGTGTCGACTTCTTCTCCCGCCTGGTGGAGATTGAGCCGGGCAAAAGGATCAAACTACAGATCTGGGACACTGCAGGACAGGAGAGGTTCAG GTCCATCACCAGAGCCTACTACCGTAACTCTGTGGGCGGGCTCTTACTCTTTGACATCACAAACCGTCGCTCCTTCCAGAACGTCCATAACTGGCTGGAGGAGGCGCAGAGCCATGTCCAGCCGCACAGCATCGTCTTCCTGCTGGTGGGTCACAAGTGTGACCTGGAGGCCCAGCGCCAGGTGACCCAGCAGGAGGCGGAGAAACTGGCGGGGGCCTTCGGGATGCGCTACGTGGAGACATCCGCACGAGAAGCCATTAACGTGGAGAAG GCATTTGTGGATCTGACGAGGGACATCTTCGACCTGGTTCGTAATGGGGACATCAAGATTCAGGATGGATGGGAGGGCGTGAAGAGTGGATTTGTTCCCAACACCATCCACTCCTCAGAGGAGGTCACCAAGGGCAGCCGGCAGTGCTTCTGCTGA
- the LOC132988087 gene encoding ras-related protein Rab-32-like has translation MQQELLFKVLVIGDLGVGKTSIIKRYVHQIFSQHYRATIGVDFALKVLQWDNDTVVRLQLWDIAGQERYGNMTRVYYREAVGALMVFDVTRASTFEAVLKWKDDLDSKVTLNHGRPVPAVLLANKSDQLAYQTPKLDSFCRENGFVGWFETSAKENKNIEEAVCCLVENILNNEECPITERDPGSLVLSGFTKSRKENFNCSSCVKW, from the exons ATGCAGCAGGAGCTTTTGTTCAAAGTCTTAGTCATCGGAGACTTGGGAGTGGGAAAAACTTCCATCATCAAGCGGTACGTGCATCAGATCTTCTCCCAGCACTACAGAGCCACCATCGGGGTGGACTTTGCCCTGAAGGTGCTTCAGTGGGACAATGACACTGTGGTCCGTCTTCAGCTGTGGGACATAGCag GACAGGAGAGGTATGGGAACATGACTCGTGTTTATTACCGTGAGGCTGTGGGGGCACTGATGGTGTTCGACGTGACGAGGGCCTCAACGTTTGAGGCCGTGCTGAAGTGGAAAGATGACTTGGACTCAAAG GTGACCCTGAACCATGGGAGGCCAGTTCCAGCTGTACTCTTGGCCAATAAGTCAGACCAGTTGGCTTACCAGACACCCAAGCTCGACTCTTTCTGCAGGGAGAACGGCTTTGTTGGCTGGTTTGAGACCTCTGCAAAG gaaaacaaaaacatagagGAGGCAGTGTGCTGCTTAGTGGAGAACATCCTGAACAATGAAGAGTGCCCAATAACAGAGCGAGACCCCGGCTCTCTCGTCCTGTCTGGCTTCACTAAGAGCAGGAAGGAAAATTTCAACTGCTCATCATGTGTGAAATGGTGA